One Streptomyces sp. 840.1 genomic window, TGAGGGCGAACCACTGCCACAGGTCGACGCGCACGTGCTTGACGGAGGCGGCGACGAGGAAGACGACCACGATGCAGGGCAGGGTGATCACGGCGGCGCTCGCGATCTTCGCCAGGATGTAGCCCCTGCTCGGCAGCGCGGTCAGCCGCAGCTGACGGACCCAGCCCTTCTCGCGCTCCTTGGCGATGCGCTCGCTGTTGCCCATCAGCACGGCGGTCAGCGCGCCGAAGGAGGCCATGGAGACCATGAAGAAGGCCTGAAGGGTGAGGTCGGTGCCCGGCACCTTGTCGGTGGTGTTCTGCGTGCCGGAAATCAGCAGGTAGATCACCGACGGGTAGATGACCGAGAAGAACATGAACTTCTTGTTCCGCAGGGTGCGGGTCACTTCGAGCTTGATCAGCGTGTTCATCGGGTCCTGGCCTCCTCGGCCTCGGTGATAGCGACGAAGGCCTGCTCCAGTCCGAGACCCGCGACTTCGAGCTCGCGCGGGTAGAGGCCGAGGCCGTAGACGGCGTGCACGGTCGCGTCGGCGTTGTGGGACTGGATGCGGACCCGGCGGCCGGTGACGTCGAGCGCGGAGAGGAAGGGCAGGGCGCGCAGCGCCTCTTCGTCGACCGGGCCCTCCAGCTCGAAGGAGATCCGGCGGGCGCCGGCCCTGGCCTTGATCTCGGCGGCGGTGCCGTCGGCGAGGATCCGGCCCTTGTGCAGGACCAGGACCCGGTCCGCGATGGCGTCGGCCTCTTCGAGGTAGTGGGTGGCGAACAGGACGGTCCGGCCCTGGTCGGCCTGCTCGCGCATGGTGGCCCAGAAGGCGTTGCGGGCGGTGACGTCCATCCCGGTGGTCGGCTCGTCGAGCACGATCAGGTCGTTGGCACCGGCGGTGGCGAGCGCGAAGCGTACGCGCTGCTCCTGGCCGCCGGAGAGCTTGTTGACCATGCGGCCGGCGATCGAGGCGATGCCGGCCCGCGCCAGCACCTCGTCCACCGGGTAGGGCCTGGGGTGCAGATCACAGACGAGTCCGACCAGCTCCCCCACCGTGACCTCCTCCATCAGGCCGCCGGTCTGCAGCATCGCGCCGACCCGGCCGGCCGCGATGGCCGCCTGCGGGGTGGTGCCGAAGAGGCGGACCGTCCCGGAGTCGGCGGTGCGCAGGCCGAGGAGGAGGTCGAGCGCGGAGGACTTGCCCGCGCCGTTGGGGCCGAGGAGCGCCACGGTCTCGCCGGGGTGCAGGTCGAGCGTGAGCCCGTCCACGGCCCGTACGTCGCCGTACGCCTTGCTGACCTGGTCGAAGCTGACCACGGCGGTCTTCGCCTCGGTGGCTTCGGGAGCTGTCGTTGTCATGGGTCCAGCCTGGCGGAGCGGGGTGTGCGCCCGGCAGGGTCAGGGATCGTGAATCCGGGATGACATCTGTCATGCCCTACGTGTGACGGGCCCCGCGCTGCGCGGCTGCTGGGACCGTACGGACAGACGGCGCCGCCCCCGGCCGGAGGTCCGGTCGGGGGCGGCGCCGGGCGGGCCCGGCCGGGTCAGCCGTTGCCGTCGAGGTCGATCGTGACGGTCCGCTCGGCGGGGGTCTTGCCGACCAGCGCGCCCTTCATGGCGAAGGCCACGTCGTCCGCGCTGAGCTGGTGCTTCGTACCGTCACCCTTGGTGATCATGATGCCGTTGAAGACGCCTTCGCAGAGGGTGTCGATGGCCTTCTTGTCGTAGTAGTCGACGAGCTTGCCGTCGACCGCCTTCATCGAAAGGATCTTCGGCAAGGACTTGTCCGGTCCGAACTGGATCACCTTCGGGCCTGCCTTGATGGTGATCAGGCCGGACATCGCGGGCTCCGCGAAGGCCTTCATCGCCCGGTCCAGCTCCGCCTGGCCGACGGTGGGCTCGCGGGTGGTGACGGGCAGCTCGACGGTGGCCGACCGGCCCGTCTCGACCTGGGCTCGGTAGGCGTCGCGCACCGAGCCCACCGACTGGTTGGCGTCGAGCGCCTTGCCCGCCTTGCCGGGTACGGCGACGGCCTTGCCCGGTACGAACTTGATCGTCCCGTTGCTGGCGGAGCCCGAGGCACCGGCCAGGTCGGTCAGCGCGACGCCGAGCTTCTCCTGGTCGACGGGGAGGACCGGGTCGATGTCACGCTTGCCGCCGAAGAGCGAGCCGATGACGGAGACCGGGTTGTAGTCGCTGCCTGCCGCGGCGCGCACGGTCGCCTGGCTGTCCAGGGAGAGTCCGGCCTTGTCCGGCGCGAGCTGCGTCTTCTTTCCGTCCACGCTCAGCTGGAGCGGAGCGGTCGCCCGCTTGCCGAGGGCGGCGTCCAGCTTCTCGACGCCGTCCTCCTTCGTGCCGCCGCCGATGTCGACGCCGAGGACGGTGGTGCCCTTGGGGACGTCCGAGTGGTTCATCAGCAGCCCGGCGCCGTACGCGACCCCGAGCACGCAGACGGCGGCCACGCAGAGCAGGACCAGCTTCGAACGGCCCTTCTTCGCCGGGGCCTTCGCCGCCGCGGGCTCCGCAGCGGTGCGGGCGGCGGGCTCGGGCGCCTGCGCGGCGAACCCTCCCGGGCCGGCCGGACCGGTGCCCATCGGGTTGTCCGGGATGCGCGGGGTGAGATCGGGGCCCTGGAACGGCGACTGGGGCCCAGCCGTGCGGTGCTCCGCCGGAACCACGGGGATGCCGCTGGTCAGGGTGTCGCCCGAGACGTTGTCACCCGAACCGGAGCCGGGGCCTGCGGCCGGGAACTGCGGCGTGAGCACCGCGGTGTCGTCGGACATCCGCGGCGGCACACCACCGGGGCCACCGGGTGCCTGCGGTCCGCCCGGTCCGGAGCCCGGCGGCGTGAAGGCCCCGGCGAAGGGGCCGGGCCCCTCGAGGTCCGGGGTGAGCGGGGAGGTGCCGCCGGCCGGTCCCGTGGTGGGCCCGGACGGGCCCGGCGTACGGATACCCAGGTTCGGCGTGGAGCGCGGTCCGCCGGGGCCGTCCGCCCCGGAGCCGGGTGCGCCCGGCTCGCCCGCGCGCTGCGGGCCGTCCGAGAAGTACGGCAGATCGGCGCGCGGGGTACCGGCGGGCGGGGTGCCCCGGTCGCCCGCACCGCTCGCGGAGAAACCCGCACCGTTGGTACCGGCACCCGCACCGCTCGCGGAGAAGCCGGCACCGTTGGTGCCGCCGCCGACCGGCGGCTTGCCCGTCGCACCGTTCGCGGAGGTGTCCGCCGGGGCGCCCGCCGGGGGCTTGCGCGGCGCGAACCAATCGCTGCCGCTCTTCTCCCTGGCCGGCTTCTCGGCTGCGGCTTCCGCCGCGGTGGACCCGGCTCCCGACTCGGGCCCCGGTGCGGCCGGGGTCCCCTTCGCGCCTTCGGACGCGGAGGCGCCCGGACGCGGGACGTTGCCGGTGCGCTCGTTGCCGGGCCCGCCGTCCGCGTCGCTCATGGGCGTACGCATGACAACCGGCGGGATCGGACGCGAGCCGGGGATGTTGATCCGGATACGCGTCGTCAGCGTCGTCTCCGTCCTCGGCTCTTCCGGCTTGGACGGGTCCACAGGCTCCGGGGTCTCCTCCGGGGAATCCTGAGAGGGGTGCAGTGACGGATACTGGCGGGATCCGTACGGCGGCGTACCCGAGGGGTACGCGGCTCCCCCGCGGCCCTGGGGCCCGGAGGACGAACTGTCAGTTTCACGACTCAAGGCAGGTTCTCCCGATTGGCTCCGCCGCCCGTACTTCCCCCATGCCGCAGGCCAGGGGACGGCTCGGCGCGCGAACCACCTTACTGGCCGCGGCCGACAGACACCCCGCGACCGGGGGAAACGACTGCGCACCCCCCGGACGGACAGGGGGCATTACGGGATCGGACGTGGCACATTACTTGCCAGGTCGGCCGCTGTCGGCACCCGGTTGGGGTGACCGCGACATGGTGGCACAGATCACAGCGAGGACCATCCCGCCCAGTACGAAGAGGGCCAGACCCAGTTCGTCACCGAAGACATAGTCCCCTTCCGGGCGCCCGCCCAGCAGAAATACGACCGAAATCAGCCAACCCGCAGCGGGTGCCACCGCGCCCGGCTGGGTGCCCATGAGGCGGCGGCCACCGTAGAAGAGTCCGGCGGACGCCAGCAGCGCCAGCAGCAACCCGCCCGGGAACCAAGCGGGTTGGACCAGCGCCCCGGCGATCCCCACCACCGCTCCGAGGACCGCGAGGCCCAGCAGGGCCGCGATCCGGCCGGGGTTGAGGGGCGCGGCCAGACCGGTGGCCGGAATGTCACGGGGAGGCGCGTTGGTCCGCGCGGCCCTCGGCCTGCTGCCGCTCACTGGTCCGCTCCCGTCACACCGGCGAAGAGATCGTCTTCCCGGGCCCCCGGAGCGGCTACCGGGGTGCCGCTCACCAACTCGTAGTACTCGGTGGTGAGAACGGGCTGGCCGAGATCGTTCGAAAGGGCGAAGAAGGAGCCGCTCAGCGCGATCTGGGTGGCGTGCGCCCGCATCGCCGCGGCCTTGGCGGCCACGTGGGCGGCGCCGTCGATCTCGGTGGTGATCAGGGTGTCGTTCACCACACCCGGCACGTCGTCGATCGCGGCGATGCCGGGGAAGGTGTCGGGGGCGGTGAGCCGGAGGTTCGCGAAGGCGTCCTCGGCGGTGGTGCGCGGCACCCGGTTCCAGTAGATCTTGGCGATGGTGTGCGGGGCGCCGGACTCCGCGCGGTAGGCGGGGTCGGCGGCCAGTTCTGCGGCGCGGGTCGCGACCCGGTGCGCCTGGATGTGGTCGGGGTGCCCGTAGCCCCCGTCGGGGTCGTAGGTGACCAGGACCTGGGGGCGGACGGAGCGGATGACGTCCACCAGGTACCCGGCGGCCTCGTCCACGTCGGCGGACCAGAAGGCGTTCGGGCGGTCGTTCTGCTCGGCGCCCATCATCCCGGAGTCGCGGAACCGGCCGGGGCCGCCGAGGAAGCGGTGGTCGGTGACCCCCAGCTCCTTCATGGCCGCCGCCAGTTCGCGCTGCCGCCAGGGCCCCAGGGCGTCGTCCCGGTCGGCCGCGAGGTGCGCGAGCGCGGGCGGGATGACCTCGCCCTCCTCGCCGAGCGTGCAGGTCACCAGCGTGACCAGGGCGCCGTCGGCGGCATACCTGGCCATGGTGGCGCCGTTGTTGATCGACTCGTCGTCGGGGTGCGCGTGCACCAGGAGCAGACGCCGGGCGGGAAGGTCCGTCATGGGTACCACCCTACGAGCCGGCCGGCCCGATGGCCGACGGCGCCCGCGCACCGGGCGCCGGCGAACCGCGGACGCCGGTCACTGTCACAGGCGCACGCCTGCCGCTGTCAGAACTTCAGCCCTCCGATCATGCCCGCCACGTTCGTCGTCACCTCGGAGATCGTGGGCGCGATGGACGAGCTGGCGAGATAGAAACCGAGCAGCATGCAGACCACCGCATGTCCGCCCTTCAGTCCGGACTTCCGGACCAGCAGGAAGACGACGATCGCCAGCAGCACCACCGCCGAAATCGAGAGTGCCACGGCGGTTCACCTCCATCAGTACGGTCGGGACGGGCAGCACGCATGGAGCCAGCAGGTTCATACCCACCGAGCGCTACGGATCATAACTATCCGTGGCAAGGCATTGATCGGGGCACAGCAGCACGAGGGGCGCACGGGCCGGGGGCGGCCGATAGGTTCGGCACATGACTTCGTCAGAGATCACCTTTCCGCTGCAGCTGGCCCGGACGATGCGATTCACCCTCGGCGCTCCCCGCGCGTTCACGGTGTCACCCGACGGTGAGCGGGTGATCTTCCTGCGCTCGGGCTCGGGCACCGACCGCTCGGGCCGGCTCTGGGTCCTCGACCTGACCGGCGACGGAGCACCGAGCGAGCGGCTGGTGGCCGATCCCGCCGTGCTGCTGGGCGGGTCGGCGGAGCGGCTGTCGGCACAGGAGCGGGCCAGGCGCGAGCGGAGCCGCGAGGGGTCGTCGGGCATCGTCGGCTACGCGGTCGACGCGGCAGCCGAGTTGGCGGCGTTCGCACTTTCCGGGAAGGTGTACGTCGCACAACTGCGGGCGGGCACGGCGCGTGCGCTGCCCGTGCCCGGCCCGGTGATCGATCCGCGCCCCTCCCCGGACGGACGACACATCGCATACGTGTCCAAGGGGGCCCTGCGCGTCGTGGGGTCCGGCGGCGAGGAGGACAGGGCACTCGCGGAGCCCGAGGACGCGCAGGTCTCCTACGGCCTCGCGGAGTTCATCGCGGCCGAGGAGATGCAGCGCTCGCGGGGCTTCTGGTGGTCTCCCGAATCGGACCGGCTGCTCGTCGCCCGGGTCGACGACAGCCCGGTGCGGCGGTGGTGGATCTCCGACCCGGCGCACCCGGAGCGCAAGCCCGCCGAGATCGCGTACCCGGCGGCCGGGACGCCCAACGCCGAGGTGCGGCTGTTCGTCATGGACCTGGCCGGGGAGCGTACCGAAGTGGTCTGGGACCGGGCCCGGTTCCCCTATCTGGCGCAGGTGCACTGGTCGTCGGCCGGGGCGCCGCTGCTGCTGGTGCAGGCCCGTGACCAGCAGA contains:
- the mshB gene encoding N-acetyl-1-D-myo-inositol-2-amino-2-deoxy-alpha-D-glucopyranoside deacetylase, translated to MTDLPARRLLLVHAHPDDESINNGATMARYAADGALVTLVTCTLGEEGEVIPPALAHLAADRDDALGPWRQRELAAAMKELGVTDHRFLGGPGRFRDSGMMGAEQNDRPNAFWSADVDEAAGYLVDVIRSVRPQVLVTYDPDGGYGHPDHIQAHRVATRAAELAADPAYRAESGAPHTIAKIYWNRVPRTTAEDAFANLRLTAPDTFPGIAAIDDVPGVVNDTLITTEIDGAAHVAAKAAAMRAHATQIALSGSFFALSNDLGQPVLTTEYYELVSGTPVAAPGAREDDLFAGVTGADQ
- a CDS encoding ABC transporter permease: MNTLIKLEVTRTLRNKKFMFFSVIYPSVIYLLISGTQNTTDKVPGTDLTLQAFFMVSMASFGALTAVLMGNSERIAKEREKGWVRQLRLTALPSRGYILAKIASAAVITLPCIVVVFLVAASVKHVRVDLWQWFALTGVIWAGSLVFAALGVAIGYVASGDAVRPITMIIYFVLSILGGLWMPSSTFPQWVQNISEWLPTHAYAALGQSVEMGGAPQAKDIAILCVYFVLFAGGAAWLYRKDTLKA
- a CDS encoding DUF6113 family protein; amino-acid sequence: MSGSRPRAARTNAPPRDIPATGLAAPLNPGRIAALLGLAVLGAVVGIAGALVQPAWFPGGLLLALLASAGLFYGGRRLMGTQPGAVAPAAGWLISVVFLLGGRPEGDYVFGDELGLALFVLGGMVLAVICATMSRSPQPGADSGRPGK
- a CDS encoding ABC transporter ATP-binding protein translates to MTTTAPEATEAKTAVVSFDQVSKAYGDVRAVDGLTLDLHPGETVALLGPNGAGKSSALDLLLGLRTADSGTVRLFGTTPQAAIAAGRVGAMLQTGGLMEEVTVGELVGLVCDLHPRPYPVDEVLARAGIASIAGRMVNKLSGGQEQRVRFALATAGANDLIVLDEPTTGMDVTARNAFWATMREQADQGRTVLFATHYLEEADAIADRVLVLHKGRILADGTAAEIKARAGARRISFELEGPVDEEALRALPFLSALDVTGRRVRIQSHNADATVHAVYGLGLYPRELEVAGLGLEQAFVAITEAEEARTR